From a single Corynebacterium kroppenstedtii DSM 44385 genomic region:
- the serB gene encoding phosphoserine phosphatase SerB, with protein sequence MAPKLSINLIDGFRPAVVIASGPDRPGVSAALFRVLAAHGSQLLDIEQSIFRGHLSLAALVGCPPHKIGRLRDDLVETLATYDCTVEIEFDDQAVPSRPYSSHAVVVLGNPVTAEHISQIGQVLADYGTNIDTYRGISDYPVTGVELKVSVRDPRPGGSIALRKALAELSTRIGVDIAIERAGLARRSKRLICFDCDSTLIRGEVIEMLAALAGREQEVAEVTARAMRGEIDFEESLRERVATLRGLDSAVIEDVAKNIVLTPGARTTIRTLKRMGYHTAVVSGGFIQVIQPLIDDLDIDFVRANTLEIVDGKLTGKVVGDIVGREAKARYLKEFAATSGLAMYQTVAVGDGANDIDMLSAAGLGIAFNAKKALQEVADASVNFPFLDEVLSILGIDRDDVDAASDAKETDAEGTTSQELNHD encoded by the coding sequence ATGGCCCCCAAGCTCTCCATTAATCTCATTGACGGCTTCCGCCCCGCCGTCGTTATCGCCTCTGGCCCCGATCGCCCGGGTGTCAGTGCGGCGCTGTTCCGTGTCCTCGCCGCACATGGCAGTCAACTGCTCGACATCGAACAGTCCATCTTCCGTGGCCACTTGTCCCTGGCCGCGCTCGTCGGATGCCCACCTCACAAAATCGGTCGTCTACGTGACGATCTTGTCGAAACGCTAGCCACCTACGACTGCACCGTCGAGATCGAATTTGACGACCAGGCTGTACCGTCACGCCCATATTCCAGCCATGCCGTCGTCGTTTTAGGTAATCCAGTTACTGCGGAACACATCTCACAGATCGGGCAAGTTCTCGCTGATTACGGGACAAACATTGATACCTACCGGGGCATTTCTGATTATCCGGTCACCGGTGTGGAGCTTAAGGTTTCGGTGCGGGATCCCCGGCCCGGCGGCAGTATTGCGCTACGCAAAGCTTTAGCTGAGCTCAGCACCCGCATCGGTGTCGACATTGCTATTGAGCGCGCCGGCTTGGCTCGGCGGTCCAAGCGTCTCATCTGCTTCGATTGCGATTCGACATTGATTCGGGGTGAGGTGATCGAAATGCTGGCAGCCCTTGCCGGCAGAGAGCAAGAAGTAGCAGAAGTAACGGCCCGGGCGATGCGGGGAGAAATCGACTTTGAAGAATCATTACGGGAGCGCGTCGCTACTCTGCGCGGTTTAGACAGCGCGGTTATTGAGGACGTCGCGAAAAATATTGTCCTTACACCTGGGGCGCGAACGACGATCCGGACCCTCAAACGAATGGGATACCACACCGCGGTCGTCTCAGGAGGGTTTATCCAGGTTATCCAACCGTTGATTGATGACCTCGATATCGATTTCGTCCGGGCCAACACCTTGGAGATCGTCGACGGCAAGCTGACCGGAAAAGTCGTCGGCGACATTGTGGGCCGGGAAGCTAAGGCGCGATACCTCAAGGAATTCGCCGCGACCTCGGGACTAGCGATGTATCAGACCGTGGCTGTGGGGGACGGCGCAAATGACATCGACATGTTGTCCGCGGCGGGGCTCGGCATCGCCTTTAACGCTAAGAAAGCGTTGCAAGAGGTAGCCGACGCGTCCGTGAACTTCCCGTTCCTTGACGAAGTGTTGAGCATTTTGGGTATTGACCGCGACGATGTTGATGCCGCTTCTGATGCCAAAGAAACTGACGCCGAAGGAACAACGTCTCAGGAGTTAAATCATGACTGA